One Aliidiomarina minuta genomic region harbors:
- the bioD gene encoding dethiobiotin synthase: MTKCVFVTGTDTDSGKSMAAALILREFSLTGQKTIAFKPVASGCAPYNADALQLMAECSVKQPYAEVNPFAFEPAIAPHIAAAEAGVEVTKDGLWQQWRKLQGYHADFILTEGAGGWQLPLSESFQMPEFVQQAQMPVILVVGMKLGCLNHALLSLQAMRAQGIPVIGWIANQLTEQPMPYWQQNLEYLRQNSGCPYLGSLGYIRDYPAARLEASLRERLFTAIANSSDLL, encoded by the coding sequence ATGACAAAGTGTGTTTTTGTCACAGGAACTGATACCGACAGTGGTAAAAGCATGGCTGCAGCCCTTATTCTAAGGGAGTTTTCGTTGACTGGGCAAAAAACAATCGCTTTTAAACCTGTCGCTTCTGGCTGTGCTCCTTACAATGCCGATGCGCTTCAACTGATGGCGGAATGCTCCGTTAAACAGCCGTATGCAGAGGTCAATCCTTTTGCTTTTGAACCTGCTATAGCGCCTCACATAGCTGCCGCTGAAGCGGGTGTGGAAGTTACCAAAGATGGACTATGGCAACAGTGGAGAAAGTTGCAGGGTTACCACGCTGATTTTATTCTGACCGAGGGTGCAGGAGGCTGGCAGTTACCTTTAAGTGAAAGTTTCCAGATGCCTGAGTTTGTGCAACAGGCGCAGATGCCTGTCATTCTCGTAGTGGGTATGAAACTTGGCTGTCTGAATCATGCGTTACTTAGTCTTCAGGCTATGCGGGCACAAGGAATTCCGGTTATTGGTTGGATTGCGAATCAGTTAACCGAACAGCCTATGCCGTATTGGCAACAGAATCTTGAATATTTGCGACAAAATTCAGGCTGCCCTTATCTCGGCAGCCTGGGGTATATCAGGGACTATCCAGCCGCACGACTGGAAGCTTCTTTGCGCGAAAGGCTTTTTACAGCCATTGCGAACAGTTCTGACCTGCTTTAA
- the pepE gene encoding dipeptidase PepE, translated as MQQQLLLISSSKAGHSDYLEHASHWLTEHFKQREVLFIPYAGVTQSHAAYSKRVAEALAPAGVKLRGIEEYADPKAAVEQAEAIAIGGGNTFVLLNLLYKYGLLDPIRRRVAEGMPYAGWSAGSNIAGMSIRTTNDMPIVQPPSFTALNLLPCQLNPHYIDVNPPGHHGETRDQRLAEFMVQDSHSAVLAIREGTALKVSGKRMQLLGKKDGFVFRSGQKFTLKAGQNCSQWL; from the coding sequence ATGCAGCAACAGTTATTATTAATCAGTAGCTCAAAGGCCGGGCACAGCGATTATCTGGAACACGCTAGCCATTGGTTAACCGAGCACTTTAAGCAGCGCGAAGTACTTTTCATCCCTTATGCTGGGGTTACCCAAAGCCATGCGGCTTACAGCAAACGGGTTGCTGAAGCCCTGGCGCCAGCCGGGGTTAAACTGCGCGGTATAGAAGAGTATGCAGACCCGAAAGCGGCTGTCGAACAGGCCGAAGCTATCGCGATCGGCGGCGGCAATACCTTCGTGCTGCTTAATTTACTGTATAAATATGGTCTTTTAGATCCCATTCGCCGCAGAGTGGCAGAAGGCATGCCTTACGCGGGCTGGAGTGCGGGCTCTAATATTGCCGGCATGAGCATTCGTACCACTAATGATATGCCCATAGTGCAGCCTCCTTCATTTACAGCGCTTAACCTGTTGCCTTGCCAGCTCAACCCCCACTACATCGATGTGAACCCGCCAGGGCATCATGGCGAAACCCGCGACCAGCGTCTGGCTGAGTTTATGGTGCAGGATTCACATAGCGCTGTATTAGCGATTCGTGAAGGCACTGCGCTTAAAGTGAGCGGTAAACGCATGCAGTTGCTGGGCAAAAAAGACGGTTTTGTTTTTCGCAGTGGTCAAAAGTTCACTCTTAAAGCAGGTCAGAACTGTTCGCAATGGCTGTAA
- a CDS encoding flavin reductase family protein — protein sequence MILQTSDMNAQQIYHATVQTLLPRPIAWVLSEHAKGHYNLAPFSYFTAVSSEPPLLMFSVGDKNTGEGKDTKVNIAQSPYFVVHIPSFRHAHAVTESSRTIPAEDSELEHIKMATTDFDGFALPRLRDCAVAFGCRLHDIQAVKGAPQSLVFGHVEKIFIADDCASIKRIEKSKGESSERLQVDPKAVDPLARLGGIQYGRLGEVINVPRPR from the coding sequence ATGATTCTACAGACCAGCGACATGAACGCCCAGCAAATATACCATGCAACGGTACAGACTCTATTGCCCAGGCCGATTGCCTGGGTTCTGTCAGAGCATGCTAAAGGGCATTACAATCTGGCTCCATTCTCTTATTTTACCGCGGTTTCCAGTGAACCGCCTTTGTTGATGTTCTCCGTGGGGGACAAAAACACGGGTGAGGGCAAGGACACTAAGGTCAATATCGCACAGAGCCCTTATTTTGTGGTCCATATTCCATCTTTCCGTCATGCTCATGCCGTCACTGAATCTTCACGAACCATACCGGCAGAAGACTCTGAACTTGAACATATAAAAATGGCTACCACCGACTTTGACGGTTTCGCGTTGCCCCGATTAAGGGATTGTGCCGTAGCTTTTGGCTGTCGCCTGCATGATATTCAAGCGGTCAAAGGCGCTCCGCAAAGCCTGGTATTTGGGCATGTAGAAAAGATTTTCATTGCTGACGACTGCGCCAGCATAAAACGGATTGAGAAAAGCAAAGGCGAATCTAGCGAGCGTTTACAGGTTGATCCTAAAGCTGTAGATCCACTGGCACGTTTAGGCGGTATTCAATACGGCCGCCTGGGTGAGGTTATAAACGTACCCAGACCGCGTTAA
- a CDS encoding methyltransferase domain-containing protein, with amino-acid sequence MTLEYDKRRVARHFSRAAAHYQRFNSLQSQVAESLLRQLTTAPCILDLGCGPGSNSQRIAQQCEHYVGLDISTQMLAQAKLNEVPGLYLQGDAEQLPLANNSIDTVFSSLAVQWCNSLPTLLSELQRVVKPGGQILISTILADSMQPLMDCLQQIDGVPRQNPQLTLEEWRLLLNQQSHFQTLSLRQQKFSVFSPDIAQVLQGIKGVGASYRANTNSKPFRRETLRKLAHLYQKHSTEDGLPLHYQIGLIELRMDDKKS; translated from the coding sequence ATGACGCTTGAATATGATAAACGACGGGTAGCCCGCCACTTTAGCCGTGCAGCGGCTCATTATCAACGCTTTAACAGCCTGCAAAGCCAGGTGGCTGAAAGCTTGCTGCGCCAGTTAACAACAGCTCCTTGTATTCTCGATCTGGGCTGCGGCCCTGGTAGTAACAGTCAGCGCATTGCACAGCAATGTGAGCACTATGTTGGCCTGGACATCAGTACGCAAATGCTTGCGCAGGCTAAGTTAAATGAGGTACCTGGACTTTATCTGCAAGGCGATGCTGAACAGCTCCCCTTAGCAAACAACAGTATTGATACCGTTTTTTCCAGCCTGGCTGTGCAATGGTGCAATTCACTACCGACCTTACTGAGTGAGCTGCAGCGGGTGGTTAAACCAGGCGGTCAGATTCTAATCAGTACTATCCTGGCTGACAGCATGCAACCCTTAATGGATTGCCTGCAACAGATTGATGGCGTGCCCAGACAAAATCCACAACTGACTCTGGAGGAGTGGCGTCTATTGCTTAATCAGCAATCGCACTTTCAGACGTTGAGTTTACGCCAGCAGAAGTTCTCTGTATTCAGCCCGGATATTGCTCAAGTACTGCAGGGCATAAAAGGAGTAGGGGCCAGTTATCGGGCGAACACTAACAGCAAGCCTTTTCGTCGTGAAACCTTGCGAAAACTTGCTCACCTTTATCAAAAGCACAGCACTGAGGATGGCCTGCCTTTGCATTACCAGATAGGACTTATTGAATTGCGCATGGATGATAAAAAATCATGA
- the htpX gene encoding protease HtpX, whose translation MKRILLFLGTNLAVILVLSVVMNIVMSVLGVSFDTYSGLLVFAAIFGFGGSFISLLISKWMAKRTTGAQVIEKPRNETERWLVETVKNQARKAGVKMPEVAIYQSPEPNAFATGPSKNNSLVAVSTGLLQSMNKDEVEAVLAHEVSHVANGDMVTLTLIQGVVNTFVIFLARVVAGFINNALRGNQGGGRAGGGGFAYYGIVIVLEIVFGILASIIVMYFSRYREYRADAGAAKLVGADKMISALRRLGQGRESQLDSNMAAFGIKGKKARSELFLSHPPIEKRIQALQRGIK comes from the coding sequence ATGAAACGCATTCTTTTATTTTTAGGTACCAACCTGGCCGTCATTCTGGTTTTGAGTGTGGTCATGAATATCGTCATGTCTGTGCTGGGCGTGAGTTTTGATACCTACAGTGGCTTGCTTGTATTTGCTGCTATCTTCGGTTTCGGTGGTTCTTTTATCTCGCTGCTGATTTCAAAATGGATGGCCAAACGTACAACGGGCGCCCAGGTTATCGAAAAGCCGCGTAATGAAACTGAGCGCTGGTTAGTAGAAACGGTCAAAAATCAGGCTCGTAAGGCCGGTGTTAAAATGCCTGAAGTGGCTATTTATCAGTCTCCGGAACCCAATGCTTTTGCTACCGGACCGAGCAAAAACAATTCTTTAGTCGCGGTGTCTACCGGGCTTTTACAAAGCATGAATAAAGATGAGGTTGAAGCCGTGCTGGCTCATGAGGTCAGCCACGTAGCCAATGGTGACATGGTCACCCTGACTTTGATTCAGGGGGTGGTGAATACCTTTGTAATTTTCCTGGCCCGGGTCGTTGCCGGTTTTATCAACAATGCACTGCGCGGTAATCAAGGCGGCGGACGAGCGGGCGGCGGTGGTTTTGCCTATTATGGCATTGTTATTGTGCTGGAAATCGTTTTTGGCATACTGGCCAGTATCATCGTGATGTATTTTTCCCGCTACCGCGAATATCGAGCCGACGCTGGCGCTGCTAAGCTGGTAGGGGCCGATAAGATGATTTCCGCTTTGCGTCGTTTAGGGCAGGGCCGGGAGTCTCAACTGGATAGCAACATGGCGGCTTTTGGGATTAAAGGGAAGAAAGCAAGAAGCGAACTGTTCCTCAGTCATCCACCCATAGAAAAGCGTATTCAGGCGTTGCAACGAGGTATTAAATGA
- a CDS encoding aminotransferase class I/II-fold pyridoxal phosphate-dependent enzyme yields MSLSGFSQYTASRREQGLLRELRTEYGYGDRSGLHFCSNDYLGLSQHPDVIAAFQRGLSEYGCGSGGSPLICGHTSVHEELSERLADWMQRDRVLLFNSGYAANSGVLQALSSTSSTLLFDKLNHASLYDGAQSSASTLLRFRHNDMNMLAKQLTQLTPEQDALVVSEGVFSMDGDQIALPECLHTLKEHRRQSDRESWLWIDDAHGVGVTGARRAGIAGMASQQDIAIVSGTFGKAFGLSGAYVACSSELEDYFIQCSRHYIYSTAFSAAQACAILQALSIIQQDDELQQKLEFNIKLFRELASQRELSLLPSHTAIQPLLIGSSQKAVAYSEALKKQGVYCSAIRPPTVPPKQSRLRFTLSAAHSESDIEYLFTQLDRIHEQHPEFLQNDA; encoded by the coding sequence ATGTCGCTCAGTGGTTTTTCCCAGTATACCGCCAGTCGGCGCGAACAGGGCCTGCTCCGCGAGCTCCGCACCGAATATGGCTACGGTGACCGGTCAGGGCTGCATTTTTGCAGTAATGATTATCTGGGATTAAGCCAGCACCCTGATGTGATAGCCGCTTTTCAGCGTGGTTTATCTGAGTACGGCTGTGGCTCAGGTGGCAGCCCGTTGATTTGTGGGCATACCTCAGTACACGAGGAACTGAGCGAACGTCTGGCAGACTGGATGCAACGTGACCGGGTGTTGTTATTTAACAGTGGTTACGCCGCCAATAGCGGGGTTTTACAGGCATTGAGCTCAACATCCAGCACTTTGCTTTTTGATAAGCTCAACCATGCCTCGTTGTACGACGGCGCTCAAAGCTCTGCGAGCACTTTATTAAGGTTTCGTCATAACGATATGAATATGCTGGCAAAGCAGCTTACTCAACTGACACCTGAACAGGATGCCTTAGTGGTGAGCGAAGGGGTGTTCAGCATGGATGGGGATCAGATAGCTTTGCCTGAATGCCTGCACACTCTGAAAGAACACCGTCGTCAGAGTGACCGCGAGAGCTGGTTATGGATCGATGACGCCCATGGAGTAGGTGTTACCGGTGCACGCCGGGCGGGCATCGCTGGCATGGCCTCACAGCAGGACATCGCTATTGTCAGTGGTACCTTTGGTAAAGCCTTTGGGCTTTCAGGCGCCTACGTGGCTTGCTCCTCAGAGCTGGAGGATTATTTCATACAGTGTTCACGGCATTATATTTACAGCACAGCCTTCAGTGCCGCCCAGGCCTGCGCTATTTTGCAGGCGTTATCCATTATTCAGCAAGACGACGAATTGCAACAGAAACTCGAGTTCAATATTAAGCTATTCAGGGAGTTGGCCAGCCAGCGTGAATTGAGCTTGTTGCCTTCACACACTGCGATTCAACCACTGTTGATAGGTAGCAGCCAAAAAGCGGTCGCTTACAGTGAAGCCCTTAAGAAACAAGGTGTTTACTGCAGTGCAATACGGCCACCTACAGTGCCCCCTAAGCAATCCCGCTTACGCTTTACTCTTAGCGCGGCTCATTCGGAGTCCGATATAGAATATTTATTTACCCAGCTTGATCGCATTCATGAGCAGCACCCGGAGTTTCTGCAAAATGACGCTTGA